A genomic region of Macaca mulatta isolate MMU2019108-1 chromosome 5, T2T-MMU8v2.0, whole genome shotgun sequence contains the following coding sequences:
- the LOC144341097 gene encoding uncharacterized protein LOC144341097: protein MAPVLVSLAPGLLAWPPCPECECQYASSRRACCPSSPTARSQGFRVSPSSPTARSQGFRVSPSSPAARSQGFRVSPSSPAARSQGFRVSPSSPAARSQGFRVSPSSPAARSQGFRVSPSSPAARSQGFRVSPSSPAARSQGFRSSGDTGNQRPLRAILQTSQAGSGVLGCVLCHILRQVACNEPLSRHACLRA from the exons ATGGCCCCTGTCCTTGTGTCCTTGGCCCCAGGGCTCCTGGCTTGGCCGCCCTGTCCTGAATGTGAGTGCCAGTACGCGTCCTCTCGCCGTGCGTGCTGCCCCAGTTCCCCCACAGCTCGGAGTCAGGGCTTCCGGGTGAGCCCCAGTTCCCCCACAGCTCGGAGTCAGGGCTTCCGGGTGAGCCCCAGTTCCCCCGCAGCTCGGAGTCAGGGCTTCCGGGTGAGCCCCAGTTCCCCCGCAGCTCGGAGTCAGGGCTTCCGGGTGAGCCCCAGTTCCCCCGCAGCTCGGAGTCAGGGCTTCCGGGTGAGCCCCAGTTCCCCCGCAGCTCGGAGTCAGGGCTTCCGGGTGAGCCCCAGTTCCCCCGCAGCTCGGAGTCAGGGCTTCCGGGTGAGCCCCAGTTCCCCCGCAGCTCGGAGTCAGGGCTTCCGG AGCTCAGGAGATACTGGGAACCAAAGACCACTGAGGGCCATTTTGCAGACAAGTCAGGCAGGATCTGGTGTCCTGGGATGCGTGCTGTGCCATATCCTACGTCAGGTTGCCTGTAATGAGCCGCTGAGCCGACACGCGTGTCTGAGGGCTTAG